Proteins encoded together in one Coffea arabica cultivar ET-39 chromosome 2c, Coffea Arabica ET-39 HiFi, whole genome shotgun sequence window:
- the LOC140036053 gene encoding protein DETOXIFICATION 34-like, which yields MHVLDIESPILPKGPSSQEVVLHEAPSAVLVNGETGGDYPPVRRFEDAMNICYVESLKLWSIAGPIVFNILCNYGINSFTNIFVGHIGDVELSAIAISLSVIANLSFGFLFGMSSALETLCGQAFGAGQVEMLGIYMQRSWIILIGACFSLMPLYIYSTPILKLLGQRDDIADMAGTFSMQIIPQMFSLAINFSTQKFLQAQSKVGILAWIGCVALIIHIGALYLFISVFKWGTAGAAVAYDVSGWIISLAQVVYIVGWCQDAWKGLSWLAFKEIWSFVKLSVASAVMLCLEIWYFMSIIVLTGHLGDPILAVGSLSICMNVNGWEGMLFIGINAAISVRVSNELGSGHPRGAKYSVCVTVAQSLLIGILCMVAIMAAKNHFAVLFTSSEKMQKAVADLAYLLGATLVLNSVQPVISGVAVGGGWQGLVAYINMSCYYVIGLPLGYLLGYNAKLGVQGIWMGMIFGTFLQTLVLCFVVWKTDWNEEVAHASERMRKWGGIVEECESR from the exons ATGCACGTATTGGATATCGAGTCACCAATACTCCCTAAGGGTCCCTCCTCCCAAGAGGTTGTTCTCCATGAGGCCCCCTCCGCCGTGTTAGTTAATGGTGAGACAGGAGGAGATTATCCTCCAGTTCGTCGATTTGAGGATGCAATGAATATATGTTATGTTGAATCTTTGAAACTTTGGTCTATAGCTGGTCCAATTGTTTTCAACATTCTCTGTAACTATGGAATAAATTCATTCACTAATATTTTTGTTGGGCATATTGGGGATGTGGAGCTCTCTGCAATCGCAATCTCTCTGTCAGTTATTGCCAACCTCTCATTCGGTTTCTTG TTTGGGATGAGCAGTGCACTGGAAACACTATGCGGGCAGGCATTTGGGGCTGGCCAAGTAGAAATGCTTGGGATATACATGCAAAGGTCTTGGATAATCCTAATAGGTGCCTGTTTCAGCTTGATGCCACTTTACATTTATTCAACACCTATCTTAAAGCTCCTAGGCCAAAGAGATGATATTGCAGATATGGCTGGAACATTTTCCATGCAAATTATTCCTCAGATGTTTTCCCTAGCCATCAATTTTTCCACCCAGAAGTTCTTACAAGCACAGAGTAAGGTTGGGATTCTAGCGTGGATTGGCTGTGTCGCCCTCATCATACACATTGGGGCTCTTTATCTCTTCATTAGTGTATTCAAATGGGGCACGGCTGGTGCAGCTGTAGCTTATGACGTTTCTGGCTGGATAATTTCTTTGGCTCAGGTTgtatatattgtaggttggtgCCAAGATGCATGGAAGGGACTTTCTTGGTTAGCTTTCAAGGAGATTTGGTCTTTCGTAAAGCTTTCTGTAGCCTCAGCAGTGATGCTTTGCCTAGAAATTTGGTATTTTATGAGTATTATTGTTCTCACGGGACACCTTGGAGACCCTATTCTAGCAGTTGGCTCCCTATCTATTTG CATGAACGTGAATGGTTGGGAAGGAATGCTATTCATTGGAATTAATGCAGCAATTag TGTTCGTGTTTCGAACGAGCTAGGATCTGGACATCCAAGAGGAGCTAAATATTCAGTCTGTGTAACTGTAGCTCAATCTCTACTTATTGGGATCCTCTGCATGGTGGCTATAATGGCAGCCAAGAACCATTTTGCTGTTCTATTCACCAGCAGTGAGAAAATGCAGAAAGCTGTTGCAGATTTGGCGTACCTTCTCGGTGCAACCCTTGTGCTTAATAGTGTCCAGCCAGTAATATCAG GTGTGGCTGTTGGTGGAGGATGGCAAGGACTGGTGGCTTATATTAATATGTCTTGTTATTATGTTATTGGTCTTCCTCTTGGATATCTTCTAGGTTACAACGCAAAATTAGGAGTTCAG GGAATATGGATGGGAATGATATTTGGAACTTTTTTACAAACTTTAGTCCTTTGCTTTGTTGTGTGGAAAACTGATTGGAATGAAGAG GTAGCACATGCATCAGAACGGATGCGAAAGTGGGGCGGGATAGTTGAAGAATGTGAATCTAGGTGA